A portion of the Sabethes cyaneus chromosome 3, idSabCyanKW18_F2, whole genome shotgun sequence genome contains these proteins:
- the LOC128740882 gene encoding angiopoietin-related protein 2-like, with translation MIVSLVMFILVGIGGPTFASDSSGFGYELILGEFDQLRQHLFDIGNKTQQTLPIKAVKVALGMHEIQSCQDTLNTTSGVFQIYPEQSTIPSMFVYCDHTVEKGGWIVVHRRFDGKLNFNRNWTEYREGFGNLQGEYWLGLEKMHLITRSANYELLVVMKSFNGTTKSARFGRFMVASEFENYKLILGKFMRGDARDSFFDHDGLMFSTMDRDNDRDTGSCARSYKSGWWFSACYTVNLNGEYEEDNDSSMSWFRFFNNHNCLKEARMLIRRI, from the exons ATGATAGTTTCTTTGGTGATGTTTATCCTGGTGGGAATCGGCGGTCCAACGTTCGCATCCGATTCCAGTGGTTTCGGATATGAACTGATTCTTGGAGAATTCGATCAGCTGCGACAACACCTTTTCGATATTGGTAATAAAACTCAGCAAACATTGCCCATCAAAGCCGTTAAAGTGGCCCTCG GTATGCACGAAATACAATCATGTCAAGATACACTGAACACTACCAGTGGAGTGTTCCAGATATATCCAGAACAGTCAACCATTCCGTCAATGTTCGTATATTGTGACCATACTGTGGAAAAGGGTGGTTGGATTGTTGTACACCGACGTTTCGATGGCAAATTGAACTTCAATCGAAATTGGACTGAATATCGGGAGGGGTTTGGAAATCTGCAAGGTGAATACTGGTTAGGATTGGAAAAGATGCATTTAATCACTCGAAGTGCTAACTACGAGCTACTGGTGGTTATGAAGAGCTTCAACGGTACAACGAAAAGTGCTCGCTTCGGTCGATTCATGGTGGCCAGTGAGTTTGAAAATTACAAACTCATCTTGGGTAAATTCATGAGGGGAGATGCTCGTGACAGTTTCTTTGATCATGATGGACTTATGTTCAGCACTATGGATCGGGATAACGACAGGGACACCGGTAGTTGTGCAAGATCTTATAAAAGTGGTTGGTGGTTTAGTGCGTGTTATACAGT aaatCTAAATGGAGAATATGAGGAAGACAACGATTCGTCCATGAGTTGGTTTAGATTTTTTAACAACCACAATTGCTTAAAAGAGGCACGTATGTTGATTAGAAGAATATAG